The window TACGTGGCGCTGCTGGTGATCGTGTCGGCATTGCTGGTGGGCTGGGAGGCGATCCAGCGGCTGTGGATCGAGCATGTCACGCCCCCCGTGTGGACCATGTGGATCGCCGGCGCCAACGTCCTCATCAAAGAGGGGCTGTATCGCTACAAGCAGCGCATCGGCCAGCGGATCGGATCGTCCGCGATCCTGGCCAATGCCTGGGATCATCGTAGCGATGCGTTCTGTTCGCTGGCGGTGTTGATCGGACTGGCGGCGGTGCGTTGGGGAGGACCCAGCTTTCTCTGGGCCGATGAAGCGGCGGCTCTCGTGGTCGTCTCTGCGATTGTGTGGTCGGGAGGCTGGCTGCTGGCCGGCAGCACCAGCGAGTTGCTCGATCCGCAGGCCGATGAAAAGCTCGTGGCCGAGATCCGCGAGGTGGCGGCCGCCGTCCCTGGCGTGCGCGCCGTCGAGAAACTCTGGGTGCGCAAGACGGGCATCGAGTTTCTGGCCGACATCCACATCGAGGTCGATGCCCGGATGACGGTCGAAGAAGGACATCGCATCGGGCACGAGGTCAAAGACCAGCTCGTCGCCCGCTTTGCCAGTCTGCGCGACGTACTCGTGCATCTCGAGCCATATCCGCACGAGCACGCGATGAATAAGCAAACCAACGATCTTTGATTTCAGATCGTTCGCCGAGAATATTACTCGCGCCAGTTGGCAACTTGCAGATCCGCAATCCACGAGAAATGTCGCGGGTTCGCCGTGATCAGCGGAATTTTTTCAAGGATGGCGGTGGCCGCGATCATCAGGTCACTATCCTCGACGCTGACGCCACGCTGCTTGCCGTCGGCCCAAAGCGTCGCAGCAAGATCGATCACTTCATAGGTGACCGGCAACAACTCCGAACGCTGGCAGAACTGCGTGAACCGATCGATTCGTTGCGGGGCATGACGTTTCCGCAGTCCTCGTAGTATCTCAAAACACGAGATGTGCGAGAAAGTGAATCTTCCGTGCGACCTCAGATACTGCTTAGACCGGGCCTCGGTGGTGGGCAATTGCATTCCACGTGGCAGCATGTGTCCGACAGCGTACTTGTATCAAGCAGGCTACGATCCATTCTCTGGTGCTCGTCGCGCAAAATAGACCGGCGACTCGATCACGGAGTGAAACTCGACCAGTTCCTCGTCAGTCATCCCGTCGAGGACGTAGCACCCACCAATCACAGATTTATCGTGGGTATGATCGGCCCGGACGGACCTTCCCCCGGTCTAGTAAAGAATCTCCACTCCGGCCCGAATTGCTCCAGAAAGTACAGCGTGTACGAGCGGTGAAAAACCGCCAGCGGTAGCAGCACCACGGAGCTGATGAACGGCAGCGCGGCGACGCAGCACGTCAGGCAGGCCACGAGTGTCGCGATCATGCCCAAGGCGATTCCCAACACCAATTGAAACAGCAGGTACAGCACCAGCGTGCCTTTGTGTTCGGCGACGATCGTGCGATTGAACTCCCCCCACGCCGGCATCACCGTCAAGCGGCGCAGGTACATGATCGGCACGACCAACTGGTACAGGAGAATGCCCACCACACTGTAAACGACTGCCACCACGACAATTGCCGTCAGCCCCAAGGCCAACGCGAGCGCCCCCATCGGACCGAACTGCTCGGCGCGAATGTCGGGCATCGCCAGCAGGCCGCTCGTTACCAGCGCTGCCAGTACCACGAGAAACAGGGCAAAGCCGAACCACACGTTGAACCAGAAGAGCGAGTTTCCCTGCTCGCGAAACTCGCGCCACGGCTCGCGCACCGCGGCGCGATCGCGTGCCACGCCGGCCAGGAACAGAAACTGCCCGCGACTACTCAGCCACATGATCAACGTGCTGATAATGGCAAAGCCAACCACGATGCACAGCACGACTGCCACCATCAATTCATAGTGATCGATCGTCCACTGCTTGATGCTCTCAAATGCCTCGTCTGGTTTCTGAGCCGGTCTGAACTGACCGCCGAAGCCGCCATTCCCACCCCCACCGCCGCTATTGAGCCCCAGATTGGCCAGAAAGGAACAGAACCCCAGCGTGACCCATTTCTGGACGTCGAACGGGCGAAAGAGCATCTGTCGCGTCCGCTCGATGGCAGGATGGATGGGATCGAGTACCGAAATGCCCATGCGAGAAACCTGTCTTTCCGCAAAACCGAATCATCCACCACACCGCCGCCACCACAATGTAATGGCAGGACTACTGCCCGGCACAAGGCCATTCGTGCGACGTGCGAGAATCTTGCGCAAGAACGCGCAGGAATCGAGGAATCACGGTTCACGGTCGTCGCGACGGAAGCTTGATCCGCTCACCGGACGATAATTACATGCCACTTGCCCGGCCCGTGAACTCCGGTCGTCAGCTTCAACTCGAGATCCCCCGTCTTGCTGGGACCGGTGATGAGCGTCACGTTGCTGGCCAAGTTCTCGACACCAGCGGCCTCGAGCTGTGCGTAGGCATCGAACAGGTCGGGCACGATCTGCGCCCGCTCGACGATCGCCACATGAACCGGAGGGAGCAAGCTCGCCGTGCGCTCGCGGCCCCCCGTGGCAGCCATCAGCAGCGAGCCGGTCTCGGCAATCGCCCAGGTCGCGCTCGTAATGCCGATCTCGGCGGCGAACATCTTTGCCCGGGCGGTGGGCTGGTCGAGTGGCGCCAAAAGATCGTGCGACCAATGTTCGACGCCGTGCGTCTCGAGCAGCGCCGCCAGGCCCAGTCGTTCGAGCAGTGGGTGCTGCCAGCAAAGCGCCGATTTGGGCGAGTAGCGCACCAACAACTCGGCCAGCGCTGCACGGGCGGCCTCCTCGCTGTCGACCAATTGCGCAAATCCACCGACGGCATTCATCTCGGCCGCCAGGCGCTCGGCCGGATTGGGTCCCGCACCGACGTAGCCCACACGAGCTGGAATGTCGTCTCGCACATGGACTCGATAGGCCCGTCCGGCCGCGGCGGCGCCGCGCACCCGGGCCAGAAACTCCTCGCGCTTCATGCCTGCCCCTCGCGGTGCCACCAGTCGCGGAAGCTCTCGGGCGCGGGGGCAGGGAAATCGCGCGCGCCGGTCCAGCCCCCCAAGCCCGGCAGGTGTCGGATCCACCCACCCGGCCAGCGTCCGATGGTGCGCGTCGCCAGCCACGTGGCCAGCCGGTACAGTCGCGGCCGCCGCAGCATCGCGGCCCACAAACGATAGATCGCATTCTCGACCCGGTTGGCCTGCGATGGTTCGCGGTGCAGTTGCTCGCGGAGTTGCACGAGCATCTCGGGAATGGCGATCTTCACCGGGCAGGCTGCCTGACATGCCCCGCACAAGCTCGAGGCATGCGGCAAGTGGGGGTGATGCGTCAGGCCCGAGTACAACGGCGTGAGCACCGCGCCGATTGGGCCAGCATAGACGCCGCCGTAGGCATGGCCGCCGATGTTGCGATAGATCGGACAGGCGTTCAAACAAGCGCCGCAGCGAATGCAGAACAGGCTCTCGCGCAGCGGACCGCCGAGAATGCGCGAGCGCCCGTTGTCGAGCACCACGAGATGAAACTCATCTGGGCCATCCAGTTCGCCCGGTTGACGCCGGCCGGTAATCATCGACGTGTAGATCGAAAGTTTTTGACCGGTCGCCGCGCGTGCGAGCACTTTGAGGAACACGGGCAGATCGGCCAGCTGGGGAATGACCTTTTCCATGCCCAGCAGCGCGATGTGGACGCGCGGCATGCTCGTGGTTAGGCGGCCGTTCCCCTCGTTCGTCACCAGCACGACCGTGCCGGTCTCGGCCACGGCGAAATTCGCGCCGCTGATCCCCACGTCGGCACGGGCAAATTCTTTTCGCAGCGTGCGGCGCGCATACGCGGCCAGCTTCTCGGCATCTTCGGGCAATTGTTCCCCCGCATCGTCGCCAAGAATCTTGGCCACCTGGGGAATGCGCAAGTGAACGGCAGGGGCCACCAGATGCGAAGGCCGCTGACCGGCTACTTGCAGGATGTATTCGCCAAAATCGGTCTCGACGACGTGGAACCCTTCGGCCTCGAGCGCGCGATTGAGATGAATCTCTTCGGTCGTCATCGACTTCGATTTGACGACATGCCGCCCCCCCGCGGCACGGATGATGCCGGCGATCGTCTGGCACGCATCGGCGCCGTCGGCCGCGTAATGCACCTGGCCGCCGCGACGATTGACGCTTGCCTCGAGCGTCTCAAGATGCCGATCCAGTTCGGCGAGCGTGGCATCCTTGATCGCGCGCGCACGATCGCGCAACAGGCCCGAGTCCGACAACTCGGCAAAGGCATCCTTGTTGCGCTGGCCGAGCGTGTCGGCCAGCATCGACAGCGCCGATTGCAGCGACGGGTCGGCCAGGGCCTCATCCGCGGCGGTGAGAAACTCTTCGTGCTCGTGGACGGCGTAGTCGGTCATAGCGTTGGTCTTGTCGTCCGGTCCCCATCAGCTTCGGCATCAAAAAGATCGCCGCTCCGCTAGCGGGAGAAGCAAGTTCAATCCAGCGATTGAATGATCATGGTCAGCATCGGCACGACCGCCACCACGATGGCGAACAACGTCACGCTCGTCGGCGGCGGCACGCGTCGCAGGCGCCAGACGACGGCCGTTAGGATCAGCGTGACCAGCCCCAGCACTACGGCGGCGAAGAGCAGCATGCCGCGCAGCAGTTCGAAGTTCGTGCCCCCTTCCGAA is drawn from Pirellulales bacterium and contains these coding sequences:
- a CDS encoding PIN domain-containing protein, producing MPTTEARSKQYLRSHGRFTFSHISCFEILRGLRKRHAPQRIDRFTQFCQRSELLPVTYEVIDLAATLWADGKQRGVSVEDSDLMIAATAILEKIPLITANPRHFSWIADLQVANWRE
- a CDS encoding lactate utilization protein yields the protein MKREEFLARVRGAAAAGRAYRVHVRDDIPARVGYVGAGPNPAERLAAEMNAVGGFAQLVDSEEAARAALAELLVRYSPKSALCWQHPLLERLGLAALLETHGVEHWSHDLLAPLDQPTARAKMFAAEIGITSATWAIAETGSLLMAATGGRERTASLLPPVHVAIVERAQIVPDLFDAYAQLEAAGVENLASNVTLITGPSKTGDLELKLTTGVHGPGKWHVIIVR
- a CDS encoding iron-sulfur cluster-binding protein, translated to MTDYAVHEHEEFLTAADEALADPSLQSALSMLADTLGQRNKDAFAELSDSGLLRDRARAIKDATLAELDRHLETLEASVNRRGGQVHYAADGADACQTIAGIIRAAGGRHVVKSKSMTTEEIHLNRALEAEGFHVVETDFGEYILQVAGQRPSHLVAPAVHLRIPQVAKILGDDAGEQLPEDAEKLAAYARRTLRKEFARADVGISGANFAVAETGTVVLVTNEGNGRLTTSMPRVHIALLGMEKVIPQLADLPVFLKVLARAATGQKLSIYTSMITGRRQPGELDGPDEFHLVVLDNGRSRILGGPLRESLFCIRCGACLNACPIYRNIGGHAYGGVYAGPIGAVLTPLYSGLTHHPHLPHASSLCGACQAACPVKIAIPEMLVQLREQLHREPSQANRVENAIYRLWAAMLRRPRLYRLATWLATRTIGRWPGGWIRHLPGLGGWTGARDFPAPAPESFRDWWHREGQA
- a CDS encoding cation transporter, with amino-acid sequence MRAAWLGLLVNISLGVVKLVGGIVGSSFALVSDAVNSLGDALTSAVVLFALWFAQRPADDEHPYGHTRAEAIAGSYVALLVIVSALLVGWEAIQRLWIEHVTPPVWTMWIAGANVLIKEGLYRYKQRIGQRIGSSAILANAWDHRSDAFCSLAVLIGLAAVRWGGPSFLWADEAAALVVVSAIVWSGGWLLAGSTSELLDPQADEKLVAEIREVAAAVPGVRAVEKLWVRKTGIEFLADIHIEVDARMTVEEGHRIGHEVKDQLVARFASLRDVLVHLEPYPHEHAMNKQTNDL